The following coding sequences lie in one Rutidosis leptorrhynchoides isolate AG116_Rl617_1_P2 chromosome 6, CSIRO_AGI_Rlap_v1, whole genome shotgun sequence genomic window:
- the LOC139852263 gene encoding mitogen-activated protein kinase kinase kinase ANP1-like isoform X1, with protein sequence MHDMFGSVRRSLVFRPPDGDDHSGTLVDKINSCIRKSRVFTRTNSILSSPQPVAKEKSENVQTIRWRKGELIGCGAFGQVYMGMNLDSGELLAVKQVSIAANSGSKEKTQIHIRELEEEVKLLKNLSHQNIVRYLGTVREDSTLNILLEFVPGGSISSLLGKFGPFPETVIRMYTKQLLLGLDYLHGNGIMHRDIKGANILVDNKGCIKLADFGASKQVVELANGPGAKSMKGTPYWMAPEVILQTGHSFTADIWSVGCTVIEMATGKPPWSQQYQEVAALFYIGTTKSHPPIPDQLSPEAQDLLLKCLHKEPELRPSASDLLQHPFVTGKSLQTSFVGTPTLENIEAPPSAYTSILNHSPASLDVCNMGTFNVSPVTSGIYKESKRELGTRNSDNDMCQLDGDDFMESGGEKLRSVSVINDFTKSFNPMEEPSIDGSYKLQQATLDGEQHSEGHVGHSFSEDDDELTECKIKAFLDEKASELKRLQTPLYEEFYNSVVPSCLKENADVTGNGSSPNYLKLPPKSKSPSRFPLGTPNNKAIDAVSNASPVSGSRRTLNFSGDENSRSPMDISSPQCDDMSRAESEPEASSPGVNVVEVKRKWKEELDQELERQREMMRQVVGVGGKTSSPNDRGLSRQKDRSRFASP encoded by the exons ATGCACGATATGTTCGGATCAGTTCGCCGATCTCTTGTTTTTCGTCCTCCTGACGGCGACGATCATTCCGGAACCCTAGTTGACAAAATCAACTCATGTATTCGCAAGTCTAGGGTTTTCACTAGAACTAATTCGATCCTTTCGTCACCGCAGCCGGTGGCGAAAGAGAAAAGTGAAAATGTTCAGACGATTCGGTGGAGAAAAGGTGAGTTGATTGGATGTGGTGCGTTTGGACAAGTGTATATGGGAATGAATCTGGATTCTGGAGAGCTTCTTGCTGTCAAACAG GTTTCGATTGCTGCCAATAGTGGATCCAAAGAGAAAACTCAG ATTCACATACGAGAACTTGAAGAAGAAGTAAAGCTTCTGAAGAATCTTTCTCACCAAAATATCGTT AGATATCTTGGAACGGTACGAGAGGACAGTACCTTAAATATTCTGTTGGAGTTTGTTCCCGGAGGATCAATATCATCTCTTTTAGGAAAATTTGGACCCTTTCCTGAGACG GTCATAAGAATGTATACAAAACAACTTTTACTTGGCCTCGATTACTTGCACGGGAATGGGATAATGCACCGCGATATTAAG GGAGCAAACATTCTAGTTGATAATAAAGGATGCATCAAATTAGCAGATTTTGGTGCATCAAAACAGGTTGTTGAGCTG GCTAATGGGCCAGGGGCGAAGTCGATGAAAGGCACACCATACTGGATGGCTCCTGAGGTCATACTGCAGACGGGGCACAGCTT CACTGCTGATATATGGAGTGTAGGGTGCACAGTTATTGAGATGGCTACAGGAAAGCCTCCTTGGAGTCAGCAGTATCAGGAG GTCGCGGCTCTATTTTATATTGGCACTACAAAATCTCATCCTCCCATCCCTGACCAACTTTCTCCTGAAGCACAGGATTTATTACTGAAATGCTTACACAA GGAACCTGAGTTGAGACCTTCTGCTTCTGATTTGTTGCAG CATCCTTTTGTTACAGGGAAATCTCTGCAAACTTCTTTTGTTGGTACTCCTACATTG GAAAATATTGAAGCTCCTCCCTCTGCGTACACAAGCATATTGAATCACTC CCCTGCTTCGCTTGATGTATGCAATATGGGTACCTTCAACGTCTCTCCTGTAACATCTGGGATTTATAAAGAAAGTAAGCGTGAGTTGGGAACAAGAAACAGCGATAATGACATGTGTCAGTTAGATGGGGACGATTTTATGGAGAGTGGGGGTGAAAAGTTGAGATCTGTTTCAGTGATCAATGACTTCACTAag AGTTTCAACCCCATGGAAGAACCTTCCATAGATGGTTCTTATAAACTGCAGCAAGCAACGTTGGATGGTGAACAACATTCTGAAGGACATGTTGGTCATTCTTTCTCCGAAGATGATGATGAACTGACTGAATGTAAAATAAAAGCTTTTCTGGATGAAAAg GCATCAGAACTGAAAAGACTTCAAACACCTTTATATGAAGAGTTTTACAATAGCGTTGTTCCTTCCTGTTTAAAAGAAAACGCTGATGTCACAGGCAATGGAAGTAGTCCGAATTATCTGAAACTTCCACCTAAAAGCAAGTCCCCAAGTCGATTTCCACTCGGTACTCCTAATAATAAAGCCATTGATGCTGTAAGTAATGCAAGCCCTGTGAGTGGAAGCCGACGCACATTAAATTTCAGTGGTGATGAAAATAGCCGTAGTCCAATGGACATTTCATCGCCGCAGTGTGACGACATGTCACGGGCAGAATCTGAGCCAGAAGCTAGCAGTCCTGG GGTGAACGTTGTtgaagtcaagaggaagtggaagGAGGAGCTCGACCAAGAGCTTGAGAGACAACGAG AGATGATGAGGCAAGTAGTAGGTGTTGGGGGAAAAACTTCATCACCGAATGATAGAGGATTAAGTCGACAGAAAGATAGATCAAGATTCGCATCTCCCTGA
- the LOC139852263 gene encoding mitogen-activated protein kinase kinase kinase ANP1-like isoform X2, which produces MHDMFGSVRRSLVFRPPDGDDHSGTLVDKINSCIRKSRVFTRTNSILSSPQPVAKEKSENVQTIRWRKGELIGCGAFGQVYMGMNLDSGELLAVKQVSIAANSGSKEKTQIHIRELEEEVKLLKNLSHQNIVRYLGTVREDSTLNILLEFVPGGSISSLLGKFGPFPETVIRMYTKQLLLGLDYLHGNGIMHRDIKGANILVDNKGCIKLADFGASKQVVELANGPGAKSMKGTPYWMAPEVILQTGHSFTADIWSVGCTVIEMATGKPPWSQQYQEVAALFYIGTTKSHPPIPDQLSPEAQDLLLKCLHKEPELRPSASDLLQHPFVTGKSLQTSFVGTPTLENIEAPPSAYTSILNHSPASLDVCNMGTFNVSPVTSGIYKESKRELGTRNSDNDMCQLDGDDFMESGGEKLRSVSVINDFTKSFNPMEEPSIDGSYKLQQATLDGEQHSEGHVGHSFSEDDDELTECKIKAFLDEKASELKRLQTPLYEEFYNSVVPSCLKENADVTGNGSSPNYLKLPPKSKSPSRFPLGTPNNKAIDAVSNASPVSGSRRTLNFSGDENSRSPMDISSPQCDDMSRAESEPEASSPGVNVVEVKRKWKEELDQELERQRGINLALDDEASSRCWGKNFITE; this is translated from the exons ATGCACGATATGTTCGGATCAGTTCGCCGATCTCTTGTTTTTCGTCCTCCTGACGGCGACGATCATTCCGGAACCCTAGTTGACAAAATCAACTCATGTATTCGCAAGTCTAGGGTTTTCACTAGAACTAATTCGATCCTTTCGTCACCGCAGCCGGTGGCGAAAGAGAAAAGTGAAAATGTTCAGACGATTCGGTGGAGAAAAGGTGAGTTGATTGGATGTGGTGCGTTTGGACAAGTGTATATGGGAATGAATCTGGATTCTGGAGAGCTTCTTGCTGTCAAACAG GTTTCGATTGCTGCCAATAGTGGATCCAAAGAGAAAACTCAG ATTCACATACGAGAACTTGAAGAAGAAGTAAAGCTTCTGAAGAATCTTTCTCACCAAAATATCGTT AGATATCTTGGAACGGTACGAGAGGACAGTACCTTAAATATTCTGTTGGAGTTTGTTCCCGGAGGATCAATATCATCTCTTTTAGGAAAATTTGGACCCTTTCCTGAGACG GTCATAAGAATGTATACAAAACAACTTTTACTTGGCCTCGATTACTTGCACGGGAATGGGATAATGCACCGCGATATTAAG GGAGCAAACATTCTAGTTGATAATAAAGGATGCATCAAATTAGCAGATTTTGGTGCATCAAAACAGGTTGTTGAGCTG GCTAATGGGCCAGGGGCGAAGTCGATGAAAGGCACACCATACTGGATGGCTCCTGAGGTCATACTGCAGACGGGGCACAGCTT CACTGCTGATATATGGAGTGTAGGGTGCACAGTTATTGAGATGGCTACAGGAAAGCCTCCTTGGAGTCAGCAGTATCAGGAG GTCGCGGCTCTATTTTATATTGGCACTACAAAATCTCATCCTCCCATCCCTGACCAACTTTCTCCTGAAGCACAGGATTTATTACTGAAATGCTTACACAA GGAACCTGAGTTGAGACCTTCTGCTTCTGATTTGTTGCAG CATCCTTTTGTTACAGGGAAATCTCTGCAAACTTCTTTTGTTGGTACTCCTACATTG GAAAATATTGAAGCTCCTCCCTCTGCGTACACAAGCATATTGAATCACTC CCCTGCTTCGCTTGATGTATGCAATATGGGTACCTTCAACGTCTCTCCTGTAACATCTGGGATTTATAAAGAAAGTAAGCGTGAGTTGGGAACAAGAAACAGCGATAATGACATGTGTCAGTTAGATGGGGACGATTTTATGGAGAGTGGGGGTGAAAAGTTGAGATCTGTTTCAGTGATCAATGACTTCACTAag AGTTTCAACCCCATGGAAGAACCTTCCATAGATGGTTCTTATAAACTGCAGCAAGCAACGTTGGATGGTGAACAACATTCTGAAGGACATGTTGGTCATTCTTTCTCCGAAGATGATGATGAACTGACTGAATGTAAAATAAAAGCTTTTCTGGATGAAAAg GCATCAGAACTGAAAAGACTTCAAACACCTTTATATGAAGAGTTTTACAATAGCGTTGTTCCTTCCTGTTTAAAAGAAAACGCTGATGTCACAGGCAATGGAAGTAGTCCGAATTATCTGAAACTTCCACCTAAAAGCAAGTCCCCAAGTCGATTTCCACTCGGTACTCCTAATAATAAAGCCATTGATGCTGTAAGTAATGCAAGCCCTGTGAGTGGAAGCCGACGCACATTAAATTTCAGTGGTGATGAAAATAGCCGTAGTCCAATGGACATTTCATCGCCGCAGTGTGACGACATGTCACGGGCAGAATCTGAGCCAGAAGCTAGCAGTCCTGG GGTGAACGTTGTtgaagtcaagaggaagtggaagGAGGAGCTCGACCAAGAGCTTGAGAGACAACGAGGTATAAATCTTGCATT AGATGATGAGGCAAGTAGTAGGTGTTGGGGGAAAAACTTCATCACCGAATGA